In one Niallia taxi genomic region, the following are encoded:
- a CDS encoding stage VI sporulation protein F, whose protein sequence is MNNNFFKNIESKTGVNMKDIFDLANSLQNANFKDEQTVRGVIRRVSQIAGKPVPKETEDKIVQSIVKDGKQLDFNTLSKMINKK, encoded by the coding sequence AATAACTTCTTTAAGAATATAGAATCAAAAACAGGTGTGAACATGAAGGACATTTTTGATTTGGCAAATTCTCTGCAAAATGCAAACTTTAAAGATGAACAGACGGTAAGAGGCGTCATTCGTCGAGTATCGCAAATTGCTGGAAAACCAGTTCCAAAAGAAACAGAAGACAAAATTGTTCAATCCATTGTTAAGGATGGAAAGCAGCTTGATTTCAACACACTGTCTAAAATGATTAATAAAAAGTAA